Proteins from a genomic interval of Sinorhizobium fredii USDA 257:
- the nifT gene encoding putative nitrogen fixation protein NifT encodes MKVTIRRTGNGLSAYVPKKDLEEPIVQVENEGLWGGIVVLRNGWRLLLPDLPKDTQLPVTVEAKKMVDDAAQRKTS; translated from the coding sequence CCGCAGAACTGGCAATGGTTTATCAGCGTATGTTCCCAAGAAGGATCTGGAAGAGCCGATCGTCCAGGTTGAGAATGAAGGCCTATGGGGCGGCATTGTGGTGCTCAGGAACGGCTGGCGGCTCTTATTGCCTGATCTTCCGAAGGACACTCAGTTACCCGTCACCGTCGAGGCAAAGAAGATGGTGGATGATGCAGCGCAAAGAAAAACATCATGA